In a genomic window of Silurus meridionalis isolate SWU-2019-XX chromosome 27, ASM1480568v1, whole genome shotgun sequence:
- the lix1 gene encoding protein limb expression 1 homolog, producing MTSTPDSDDDRAFKDLNVVGMLHLFWEQKQVNRGTSETENLVVYESIPSPGPPFICYVTLPGGSCFGNYKYCYTKAEARRDAARIALMNSTFNDLPCRRITPEFITRSIQEAVATTSGNMEDASDPSTSLGAYYLMLKSNTGKTMLEFQELMTVFQLLHWNGTLKAFRERRCSRQEVVRYYSEKRLDECMRSHMALDWLQRESKRPGLLSRELQLAIRELAQARQAGRELRFYKEKKEILSLSLSQAASDELKAYCGEEEESWRNRQASLTSLTHGGHCLAGSMIDPLEHCEFYYLDSGSDRESMG from the exons ATGACTTCTACACCAGACTCAGATGATGACAGAGCCTTTAAAGATT TGAACGTTGTCGGAATGCTGCATCTATTCTGGGAGCAAAAACAGGTGAACAGGGGCACAAGTGAGACTGAGAATCTAGTAGTTTATGAATCCATTCCCTCACCAGGACCTCCATTTATCTGCTATGTCACCTTACCGGGAGGGAGCTGCTTTGGCAACTACAAG TATTGCTACACAAAGGCAGAAGCCAGGCGTGATGCCGCTCGTATTGCTCTGATGAACTCAACATTCAATGATTTGCCTTGTCGTCGTATCACTCCAGAATTCATCACCCGCAGCATACAGGAGGCTGTTGCCACCACCAGT GGTAACATGGAGGACGCCTCAGACCCGAGCACTAGTTTAGGAGCTTATTATCTCATGCTGAAATCCAACACAGGAAAAACCATGCTGGAATTTCAG GAATTAATGACAGTTTTTCAGCTGTTGCACTGGAACGGGACACTAAAGGCGTTTAGGGAGAGGAGATGCAGTCGCCAG GAGGTGGTCAGGTACTACTCTGAGAAACGCTTGGACGAGTGCATGCGTAGTCACATGGCTCTGGACTGGCTGCAGAGGGAGAGCAAGCGGCCTGGTCTGCTTTCGCGGGAGCTGCAGCTAGCCATTAGGGAGTTGGCCCAGGCTCGGCAGGCCGGACGAGAGCTTCGCTTctacaaagaaaagaaggagatcctCAGCTTGTCTCTTAGTCAGGCCGCCTCTGACGAACTGAAGGCCTACTgtggagaggaagaagaatcTTGGAGAAATCGACAAGCTTCCTTGACATCTCTCACACATGGTGGCCATTGTTTGGCGGGTAGCATGATAGACCCATTAGAACATTGTGAGTTTTATTACCTTGATAGTGGGAGTGACAGAGAGTCAATgggctga